A single genomic interval of Lathyrus oleraceus cultivar Zhongwan6 chromosome 7, CAAS_Psat_ZW6_1.0, whole genome shotgun sequence harbors:
- the LOC127103903 gene encoding uncharacterized protein LOC127103903: MSFLFDPSSFPFMPKPKPILQEDMDKLTNQIKELELENTQLRVQLNRAKERNHVLEDKGKQLCEKFEDSKKRLRVVEGQRVWVGGSLQRDNSELDFRNDKLDQAYRVIKDREKTIERSNAMKKEAREDYEAQILELRTTLKECKDLLSKEQLEREKIHRSFLREQFNLRRACEQIKNLRMGIYDQAYIDL, encoded by the coding sequence ATGTCGTTTCTGTTTGACCCTTCTTCATTCCCGTTTATGCCCAAGCCCAAACCTATCCTACAAGAGGACATGGACAAGCTTACCAATCAAATTAAAGAGCTTGAGTTAGAGAACACTCAGTTACGAGTCCAACTCAACCGTGCCAAGGAACGTAACCACGTCTTGGAAGACAAAGGTAAGCAACTCTGTGAAAAGTTCGAGGATAGCAAGAAGAGACTTCGAGTAGTCGAGGGCCAAAGAGTTTGGGTTGGTGGATCTCTACAAAGAGATAATTCTGAGCTAGACTTTCGCAACGACAAGTTGGATCAAGCGTACCGAGTCATCAAGGATCGTGAAAAGACTATTGAGAGGTCTAACGCTATGAAGAAAGAAGCGAGGGAGGATTATGAAGCCCAGATCCTCGAGCTTAGGACCACGCTTAAGGAGTGTAAGGACCTATTATCCAAGGAACAGTTAGAAAGGGAGAAGATCCACCGAAGCTTCTTGCGCGAGCAGTTCAACCTTAGACGAGCTTGCGAGCAAATCAAAAATCTGAGGATGGGAATCTATGATCAAGCATACATAGATTTATAA